In Danio rerio strain Tuebingen ecotype United States chromosome 18, GRCz12tu, whole genome shotgun sequence, the genomic window cacacacacacacacacacacacacacacacacacacacacacacacacacacacacaaagtcatgGACAGACACTGAAAACAACTTGCTGTTATTCAGAACAGTTTGTGAAAAGTCTTAGGACTATTGTAAAACTATTATGCCAGACTATTTGctccaaatgtattattatgTCTGATCGCCTCAGCAAAAAggtcggctgggttagttggcatttctgtgtggagtttgcatgttctcccaccattggtgtgggtttcctccgggtgctcctgtttccccctcagtccaaagatatgtgctatacgtgagttgaataagctaaattggctgtagtgtatgactgtgaatgcaagagtgtatggatgttttccactgttgggttgcggcttgaagggcttccactgtgtaaaacatatgctggataagttgatggttcattccgctgtggcgaccccggattaataaagggcttaagccgaaaagaaaatgaatgaatgaataatataataaatgcagATTGATTATCATTTATGCTGCGGTTTGCCATATTTGCCCAAATTCTCATCAATGAAATGcgaaagaaaataatatttgtttataatttattattttttgatactACATtaaatcatataatttatttgactatattttaatatataacaatACTTTACAGTCTGGGAATACAGTAAATGGCAAAACTCAACTTGCATTAAAgtttaaatatacactcaccggccactttattaggtacacttgtccaactgcttgttaacacatatttctaatcagccaatcacatggcagcaactcaatgcatttaggcatgtcgacttggtcaagatgatctgctgcagttcaaaccgagcatcagaatggagaagaaaggtgatttaagtgactgaatgtggcatggtggctggtgccactcctgtcatttaagaacaggaaactgaggctacaattcgcacagactcaccaaaattggacaatacaagattggaaaaacgttgcctggtctgatgagtctcgatttctgctgcgacattcagatcgtagggtcagaatttggcgtcaaaaacatgaaagcatggatccatcctgccttgtattaacagttcaggctggtggtggtggtgtaatggtgtgggggatattttctttgggcccatcagtaccaattgagcatcgtgtcaacactacagcctacctgagtattattgctgaccatccctttatgaccagtgtactcatcttctgatggttacttccagcaagatagcgcaccatgtcataaagcatgaatcatctcagactggtttcttgaacatgacaatgactttactgcactcaaatggcctccacagtcaccaggcctcaatccaatacagcaacttaggatgtggtggaacgggagattcgcatcatgaattgtgcagccaacaaatctgcagcaactgcgtgatctATCttgtcaaaatggaccaaaatctctgaggaatatttccagtagcttgttgaatctatgccatgaaggattagggcagCACTGAAGGCAAAAgttggtccaacccggtactagtaacgtgtacctaataaagtggccggtgagtgtattatatattatattatgttttattttaatttataaatatattttacaatgtggTACTACAGTAAATCACAAAAAATCTACCTGTATAAgcgtttaaaatatattatattatattataatttattatattatattatattatattatattatattatattatattatattatattatattactaaagTTTTCAAAAATGCAACTGTTAGTAAATATCAGTACATGCATTAGCTCATGTGGGAACATtaaaggaacttttttttttttttttttttttaataataaacaaacatgatCAATGATAATCTCTTTTCAGAATAATTACCAAAACTATCTTATATGAAAAGTCAAAAGTAGATGCATGAGAATAATGAGGATTAGTAGTGTAAATGTCAATTATCATGCACAAAAGTATACTTTATATAGTACTTCAACACTTAAAAGATTGTTCTCAGTTTGCTGTTGATGTAGAGGTGTAACACTACCTTCTCTTGTTTGATGTCCTCTTTCTTGACAGATTTGAGGTTTGCTCGGAGGTCCATGGAGCCCTTGTGTTTGGAGCCCAGCAGTGCCCTCATCATCTCATCTGCAGACACTCTCACCTTCCTGAGCGCCGGTTTCTTAAACTTCCCTCCCAGATCCTGCACCTTCAGCTTCAGTTCATGAATCTGCCCACATACACACGTATATATTGTTCACGGTGttgcacctaaccccacccctaaacccaaccgtcattgggggatgagcaaatcgtactaaattgtatgaattagatcgtacgaattcatacgaattagccactaaatcaaaaagttacgaattgcagtgagattgtgttggcatttcagtaaaatcgcttgtTATATGGCCTTATACCCCAGGCCTATCCTTAACCCCAACACTTTAAACAATGAATGTCTAAACACCCCGTTAAGTGTGCTTTTTAAGCAATTTGATTTACAAGGCCACGagtcatgtcctcataaaccagctTAATACAGCACAACTAGGACATAACAGTGTCGTTATACACTTGTCGCCTcatagaccacacacacactcagtttaCAGCACATAGAGTTGACTTCAGGGCCGGCCCGTAGCATAGGCAGTACTATAGGCAAATGCTAAAGGCGCTGTACATCCGTTTAAGCagtcgcaatatgcgtttagacGGTATcaagctcgcgctgagcggagctctcagtaagggaccgtcggaaaagtgctagTTTttcgcctttttttttttttctccgctcagcgcgagctcccggctaaacacataatGCGAgagcttaaacggagcagtggtcgtaatgtcgagtgaaaaaaaagagataaagacagctgtgaaacataaccagctttgtctttttgtaggaaacacactttagatctttttagggtaagaggttttgaagttattgccgtctatcactgaatgtttcaggaatatcgaaaacaaaaccaactggtGATTCGGgagtgtttaaacagacaaatacacttaaaaacatttaaacgtGCCttctgcgtgttttattttaaacacaactaattttctcttaaatgagcgcaaacagttactaaagtagtcgaatgctttcattatagatctgttcattcttacatgaacacctctgttaatgttatcaaacaaaacacaatgagagattcatctgctgctcttcactaaataactatagtaactttaatcaatatgcaaatacaattaaaagtgaactagattttaaagctttatttaattctggataggccattgatttttaAAGGCTAAACCTTTtcttttattgtcaatattttctaatatttgctatgtattctaccatttgaagctatttgttgtcccatattttttacatcccaacgttgacagattgctaatcagtaaatagctatagtgctatctgttagtttcaACGTCAGCTAAAGTTTTGGAAGGGCATTGATGTGatagaaaatagtaatagtaatgtaactacccccatcattccttcctcaagcaaatgtgtaaatattagatctattcagcaatagcGTTgtggagtaactagttacatgtaacagtgttacgtaatttaattacaaaataaaagtaacagtaattagttacagttactgagaaaaaatgtgtaactaaattacagttacttgtgaaaaatgttaaagattacaaatagGATTACATCcaaatatgttgaataatattaatctgttgctttgcctgtttttgatatgcatgATGCCTTCTGCTAAGGCTATTTGTTAAAGAGCTGCTATTCTGATGCTTTTTGATTTGTTTTCCAGTTTGAGGATTctttgtttttgctgttgtttattataatttgctTCTGTTTGGTTCaccatattatttacagtaaataattgaagTGAACAATTCTGccttatgtgttttattaacaattttattgatcaccctgctgaaaaaaacagcttaaaccagcctaggctggttggctggttttagctggtcgaccaggctggttttagaggggttttggcgatttccaggctggttttcagtcatttccagccaggtcttagctggtcaggctgggagatgaccagctaaaaccagcttgaccagcctagccaggctgggagcccagccaaaaccagctatgtccagcttaaaccaggctggtcaagctggttttagctggatttagctggtcattttccagcctgaccagctaagaccaggctggaaatggctggaaaccagcctggaaatggccaaaacccctctaaaaccagcctggtcaaccagctaaaaccagccaatcagcctaggctggtttaagctggatttttccgCAGGGCACTAAGATGTGATTGACTTTGATTAAGGTTGCttccatttaaaatttaaaatagcaaaaaagcTTAGATGTAATTGTATTGCAAATGCCACAAAAATCATCCTGCACAACTAACAACAtttgtgattttgttttgtaAAGTCACACCCGCTCAGtgtaaatgcttgaaaatgatttagCTGAAAATATCCATTAGAAACCTAAAAGTAATCAACAAGTAATcagatgtaatcagttactttacttttataaagtaatcgaaaaggtacactacttattacattttaaatagggtaattcGTAAtctcccacatagcaaaatttctctggcccagctctggcccacacaatcaggttttgcttggcccacatgccgcagtgaattacggtacatgactggaccaaatctggcttccagacaagggccaaacacagaccatatctgggccaagtctcagccaagttaataactcataactgggcctgaactgggccagataggttggtgtgtcacgagtgcaatgaaattgataaacccatggagtgatgcgctttaggcacactatgggcacgctttttctcaaagtgacctgattggtagaattttttttctttactcaaaaatgattttagtgtattttaaatgtgggtcaagactggccaaactcacatggcccacttatcaaatttttacatctgggccaaatactacgtttttcatctggcccaaatcttgtgtgccgccttaaagaaggtgccacctctgccaaacccgggccatgattggcccacatgctgtatgccagtgccggatgaatgcctgctgtgccagctttatgccaaatctgggccagaaatCTTTACTACTAGggctgtaatctattacatttccaaagtaacctccccaacactgTTCAGCAATAGCGTTaactgcattggcatatttatctgatgttttcccagcttgtagtagtcgatcaaaaagctatttagtttcttatgactatatgtTCACTAGCATTGgagtttactgcgatgtgacggggcgccacctaAAATCTGCCAAATTGGTTGTGGCCGGGCCTGCTTCATACTCACATCTTtgttgtttttaaccactttggCCTCAAAGTCGTATCTCTCCTCGTCCACACTGTCGATTTTGGCATGGAGCTGCCGACACAGTTTCTAGAAATGACACAGCAAGAAAAGGTTTTCAGCTTCCCCTTTTTGTGATTTCATCCTCATAAGAAACTGATGCATTCAAgcagatatacagttgaaagcaacATGCTTAGCCCTCCTGTAGTCAAATATAATATACTGTCattgtggcaaagataaaagaaatcagttattagagttgagttattaaaactattatgttcagaaatgtgttgaagaaaatcttctTTACGTCAAGCAGAATTTGGGGAAGCATATTCAgaagggctgataattctgacttcaactgttctgTATGTGACTGGGTGATTGTGTCTCTAACCTGCAGCTCCTCCAGCTGAAGGCCTGTTATTTGAAGAGGTGGAAGTTTCTCGCTCAGATATTTCACCTTTTCTTCATCCCGACTGACCTTCTCCTGCTCCAACTCCTCCATTGCTCTCTGGAGCAGAAGGATCTGATGAAACACACATTGCACATGTAAGTTGTTTAGCAttttttgacacacacacacctttactgCTTCTCATGGAGTGTTTCTTCAGCCTAATTGAAAGAAAACAGCCAAAATATACTTAAAGGGTTGCTTTTTTCACACTTCATCAATTTTTGTTTATGCATTTCaattataatatgcattttttaaaggCTTGTTGTTATTTTCTCCTGCACTGAGAGATCTTTACAGTATTGTAAATATGAATATTCATATAAAGGTTTTTACAGTGGCAaatcaacattttaatttaattaatttattttttataataaaatgaatatttaaactttaaaaaaaattcttactaATAATTATTCTATAattctttttatctttttattctaAATGACatggttatttttattataataaaatgaatatttataaaattatatatatatatatatatatatatatatatatatatatatatatatatatatatatatatatatatatatatatatatatatattttaatataactattattaataattctacattttttatcattttattccACAATGACatggttatttttattattaaaatgtatatttgttaaattattatacatAATATTATCATTGTATTCTACATTACATGGttcattttattactatttttattataataaaatgtatatttaaattattttttattaaaaattgttattattattatataaaatgttatCATTTTATTGTACATGACATggctaatttattatttttattgtaataaaataaatatttttaaaatcatcattaataattattgttctaaaatgtatcattttattcTACAATGATAAggtaattgtttattatttttattataataaactgtatatattttaaattattattactaataattattatcatataCAATTTAATCATTTTGTTCCAAAATTACatggttatttttattattaattgaattagtttattatttattaattgtactatttaatattattattattattattattattattattattattattattttctataatttaattattttattgcacaTGACAAGGCTAATTTCTtcttattgtttatatatatttttaaaattattaacaattaataattatgaataaaattattaacaattattattttataattttttatcattttattttacatgacaTGGTTAAtttcttataaattaaaatttatagtGTTAACAATTATTATATCAAATGTTATCATTTTATTCTACAATGACattgtaacatttatttatttgtttgtctgtttgctgTATTTTATGAATTTTGcagtaaaaaacatttattcaaaactTTGATGTCAAACCAACAATATACAATATTAAATCTGTTTGTGCTAgatgtatgcaaattagcacaataaataataatatattaaatattgtatttatatagtaTATGCGTTATTTATTGCACTAATTTGCACACATCTAGCACACAATAAtgcatatattatataattattcaaTAATGGCTAATcttgtatattatcattattattattatttctgtattttaccttgtgtattatttattgctgttgattacttttaattgttagaatatttattataattatagaaaTGTGGAATTTATAAAAATATGGTGAACTcgatctgttttttttcttttctttttttttccatgtcaTATAGCCAAAGAAGCTGAAATGGCCATAAAGTAAAATCCCCTCTATCTCTCAATAATTGCTGTATTACATAAGAATGTCTATATTACATTCAATAACgacatgtttaaaatataatttacatatttaaatatggtGGTTTGTTCCACTGAGGCGACCGCTGATAAATATGAGAtagagctgaaggaaaatgtataaaagaatatttaaataaaacaaaaaaacttaatttaatcAATCAAATAGTATAAGGAAGTACCTTAAATAACCTttcattatttagtttttactgtatttacctGCAGTTAAAGtaaaacacacatactgtacacacacacacacattgctctACCTTCAAAGAGAGTTTTCGAGATGCAGAGATTTTCGAttttggctgaaaaaaaaaaaaagaggaaataaaatgtacttgtgcattatttttctgtcatttaacacaatataaaAATCACAATACTAATATATCACAATATTCTAATAAATACCTTGGCTTGAACCCGCGGGCCCAATGGCTGAGgtgtctgttgaacacacaaaataaaGCGTATTAAAAAATAGATCAAATATATCCAGTATAAATCACATTATTAGCATCATTACAGTTTTTTATCCTTTATTTGAAGTCAAATCAGTTTTAAAAGTCACATAAAACAGCAAAGTCACTTACATCGCTGCATATTTCATTTGTTCAAGGTTGAGAACAGAAAAATAGAAGAAAAGAGTGgcgtcaaagacatcaaaatacaaatatttgGCCACAAAGGGATGAAAAATGACTTACTCGTCTGCCATTGtgaaaacctgctgaatcaaataTGAGGAATTAAAACATATAGAGTCGATACAATCACAAGACTAGATAAATAAATGTCTTCTGTTATGTTGTATGATTTGAGAGCTGTGTAGGAAAGAGCAGTGTTACCTGAGGAAGTTGCTGGTGGGGTCAGAAAGCTTCTGGAAGCACAAAGGACAGACACAATTGTTTTTATGTGTGAGTGGCGGCAGCTTTGTAAATATAGCTCACAGAGAGAGAGGAATGACAATGAATGGGCAGCTGTCCTCAACATTTCAGagacgcgtgtgtgtgtgtcctatGGCACAAGGACAAAGCAATGCAAAGCCCACTCTGAATACTTTTTATATGCAATAGAGCAGACAAAAATGGCACATGTTAAAATGTGGAAATCAAAAATGAACACAAAGAGAAGAATTTTGACTGAAAAGGATTGTAAATTACTAGAAATGGCAGGTTGTTGAGGGGATATTTCACCTATAAATGCATTTTCCTACTATTTACTCTCTTTCAAGTGTTCCCAAACCACtggttctgttaaagacaaaagaagatattttgaaaaatgttggaaaccagtagccattgacttcaatggtattattttataatgtttttaccatttttttttaaatataattgtattttgttttcgaAAAATTACTGTTGaagacaaaaaaagacattttgaaaaatgttggaaaccggtaaccattgacttttaatttacaattttatttcaaatgcTATTTCTATTTTCTATATATTACAATGCTATTTCTATTTTCATTCTGTGTTGAAACTGCTGTTGAAGACCGGTTACTATTGTCTTCAGTGGTATTATTTTCTACTGCTTTCAACGTTCttcaaatgaatatatttttttgtttgacagttattgttgaagacaaaagaagatattttgaaaaatgttggaaattggTAGCTTCTTTACGTCAATGGTATTGgttttactgttttctttgaGTTATTGTATTGTGTTCAGCAATTACTGTTGaagacaaaggaagatattttgaaaaaagttggAAACGGGTAGCCATTGACCTCAATTGTATTACGTTCTACCATTTTCAACACTCTTCAAATgattatattttgtgttttgtgtttttggaaAGAAgaaactttgaaaaatgttggaaactgataGTCATTTACTTCAATGGTATTACTTTTTAccgttttcaacattctttaagtTATTGTATTATGTGTTCAAAAAagtactgttaaacacaaaataagatattttgagaaatgttggaaacTGTTGCTATTGACTttattggtagaatttttttaccattttcaaattttttttcaaatagttttttcTGTTTGATAAATtaccgttgaacacaaaagatattttgttaAATGCTGAAAACAAGTAGGcgttgacttcaattgtattatTTTCTTACGTTTTTAATTATCTTCAACTGATTGTATTTTGTATTCGACAAAAAACTGTTAaagactaaagaagatattttgaaaaatgttggaaaccggttgCTATTGACTTTATTGGAAATATTTTCCAccattttcaacattctttaaatgattgttttttttgtgttcgataaattactgttgaacacaaaaaaagatattttgaaaaatgttgaaaactggtagccattgacgtCAATGGTATTACTTTTTACAGTTTTCATCATTCTTTAAGCATATTTTGTATGCTTTCAACATTCCTCAGATTATCATATTATGTGTTTGACaattactgttgaacacaaaagaagatattttgaagaaagctgaatacctgtaaccattgacttcaatagtagaaAGAACTAAATTTCTTCAagatatctacttttgtgttcaatggcAGAAAGTACAATAAAGATGTGTATCTGAAACGTACACCAAAACAAACCCTAAGCAACATATTTCAGATGAACAAAAAtgtgcagcgccatctagtggcatTGTGATCTGAAATGTAcccggagcaatgtattttatgcAAAATGTATTTCCAATGTAAGGGGGTTGACTGTTTTGGGATTGTTTTTTAAGTATGACATCCAGtgattcttgttttaaatttGCTTGACTTGATTTGAGTTGTATATAAACATATTACATGTAATTAAATTTTAGCAAGTGTCTTCTGTAAACAAGTAAAGTTAAAGGGGGAAATCTGCATTTGGCTATCATTTTATAAATCCTTAAAGGCCGCTTTTTCGTCTTTGACTTGTTTTGAAATCTGGCAAAAATGTAACAGCGAGCTTAATGGATCACCATATAAAGTCCTTTTGGATTTAGCGAGGGGTCTATTTATTCAGTAACCTTTCCATATACAGAGACCTCTCAGTGGTTCCTCTCATCTGACTGACAAACCCAATGGCCGAACAACAGTTTTGGCAGCTTGGGGTGTCAGGAATATCTGTCATGCACATTTGATCCAATATTAGCGCATTTCCACCTAAGGCAGCTCAATGAGGTGAAAACCCCGCTGATCCAAGGCTTCATTTAAAACTAAGCCCATATTTACGACATATTGAATTGATCCCTACAACAGAAGCACATGAACATACTGCTTATACTGCTAAAATATActgctaaaacacacacacacacacacaaattgcatGGTCACAAAAGATGCCAGCGAATGCTCTCTAAGACAATTGCATACAAAAATAGTCTTTGATGACAATATGTCAGGTGTGGAATTGATGTAACGTGATGCCTGCTTATGTAAGAGTTAATGTTAGACACAAACTAGGTCATTTCTGTCACTCTGTAGACCCCAACGGACATATTTACAGGGtgtccacagggtcttaaaatgtattaaatatcaaAAAGCTCAATTTTAGGCctataaaagtcttaaattcactgaaatattgactTGCaggttttaaatctttttaaattggCCGTAATTTTCCATTGAACATATTAAGCTACTCAATCAGACCAACAGCAATACAATTACTAACCATCCACAAACTTTTAACAAAACTCCATTTAGCAACATCGTTTGATTATCTTCAATAGGATTTAGCTCTGGGCTcttgctgggccactcaaggacattcactgagttgttgtgaagccactacattgatattttgttagtgtgctttgggtcattgtcctgctggaagatgaaccgtctgaggtcaagagcactctgaagcaggttttcattcaggatgtctctgtacattgctgcattcatctttccctctatcctgactagtcttccagttcctgctgctgaaaaacatccccacagcatgatgctgccaccactatgcttcactgtagggatggtgttagcctggtgatgagcagtgcctggttttctccaaacataacacttgacattcactccaaaaagttacattttagtctcatcagaccagagagtttagtttcttttTGTCAAATTCCAGCCAGGGAGTGGTCTTCCGTCTGGCCTATTAAACATACAgggctgattggtggattgctgtacagatggttgtccttcagtAAGGTTCTCTCCTCTCCACAGAAGTACGctagagctcagacagagtgaccatcgggttactGATCATCTCCCTGACTAGGGcacttctcccccgatcactcagcttagatggtcggccagctttaggaagagtcctggtggttccaaacatcttccacttacggatgatggaggccgctgtgttcattggaactttcagagcagcagaaattttctgtaaccttccccagccctgtgcctcgagacaattctgtcctggaggtctacagacaattatTTTGTCtacatgcttggtttgtgctttgacatgcactgttaaccctgggacctcatatagacaggtgtatgccttttcaaatcatgtccaattaactgaattgaccacagatGAACtctaatgaagctgctgaaacatctcaagaatgatcctTAGTAGAGCAACTGATCTCCCATGCGCAAGGTCGCCGgtttggagcgggttgggtggcgaaGGACCAGTGGGGTTACATTAATGGCACATTGATTGTGTTACTTTTGTCCACACAggaactcttgccatttaaacctgatttacttttcATCTGAAAAACTCAAAGATTTCAAACTTAAGGGTGTGTTACTGCACTAAATAATGATGATTGATCATTAGTGTGATGTATGAAATGAGAACACAACttgtaaaaaggtaaaaaaaaaaggaccACAATTTACTTTCTGCACCTAAAAACTGAAATTCTGAATGTGCTATTATAGCCTGGAAAtcaaatgttgtcagggcttcGAGAAAGTCGCTGTTACTTTCGTCCCACTGTTTGTAGGCTACGCTGGTTTCTTGAAATTTCTTTGGAAGTTCTACATGAAAATAGTTGTGCAGTGGCCCACTTATTAAGTGCCTCTATGCTTACAtggcatatgtatgtgtgtatgcacaGGAGGAAACCAGCGGATCACTCAGTAGGGCAGCAGTGTGTAATAATAGTAGACTAATAAAGCCTGGCTGCAGCATCTACTGGCTCTGAATGCAATAGGATTAGTCTGTAAGACTCTGACTTTTAATCCTCAACACTTGTGGAAAAGTTCAGTGCTTATTTTTGTGTTGATTTTACAGTGTGAAGATGTAATACACATGTTTAAAGGAGGACagtgggaaatattaaaaatgagCACACATCTGACCCATAAACACACGTGCGTGAGGTGTCAATGCCCGTGACCCGGATGTGCTCTGACGTGCGCGCGCCCGCCCCTCCCACCTGCGCGAGCGATGCGCCTGATTCTGAGACGTTTCAACTGACAGACGATTTTATTTCGCAAATTAGCCGTATAAACGGCAACATTTCGACATGAACGTGTTAAAAATGCCTGAGAGAGTCGACGCCTCGCCTTCCTGAGATTGAACCATGACAGAAGAAGCGTTTTAATCGGAGCGAGGGTCGATGGCGAGACTTTAATGTCAGATTGAGCCGCTAAGGTGAAACTCTGGTGAGCTGACAGGATCAAAAATGCTACAATAATCTCATTTTCCGGTATAGTTTGTGAAGAGATCTTTCTATAAATACGCCTTTGTGTCTAATCTACTACTGCTGTGGGGTATAAACAAGGTGAATGCAGC contains:
- the tnni1c gene encoding troponin I, skeletal, slow c — translated: MADDDTPQPLGPRVQAKPKSKISASRKLSLKILLLQRAMEELEQEKVSRDEEKVKYLSEKLPPLQITGLQLEELQKLCRQLHAKIDSVDEERYDFEAKVVKNNKDIHELKLKVQDLGGKFKKPALRKVRVSADEMMRALLGSKHKGSMDLRANLKSVKKEDIKQEKVMSTEVGDWRKNVEAMSGMEGRKKMFDAAGGGQ
- the tnni1c gene encoding troponin I, skeletal, slow c isoform X1; the encoded protein is MLRTAAHSLSFLSLCELYLQSCRHSHIKTIVSVLCASRSFLTPPATSSGNTTPQPLGPRVQAKPKSKISASRKLSLKILLLQRAMEELEQEKVSRDEEKVKYLSEKLPPLQITGLQLEELQKLCRQLHAKIDSVDEERYDFEAKVVKNNKDIHELKLKVQDLGGKFKKPALRKVRVSADEMMRALLGSKHKGSMDLRANLKSVKKEDIKQEKVMSTEVGDWRKNVEAMSGMEGRKKMFDAAGGGQ